From the Phyllostomus discolor isolate MPI-MPIP mPhyDis1 chromosome 7, mPhyDis1.pri.v3, whole genome shotgun sequence genome, one window contains:
- the ZNF7 gene encoding zinc finger protein 7 isoform X2, with the protein MEAVTFGDVAVHFSREEWQCLDPGQRALYKEVMLENHSSVAGLGFLLFKPELISRLEQGEEPWVLDLQGTEGRELPRTPQTDSAISTDGGQAHEDVYILKSESLAAMVKTPPRDSPQSPCFGDTSVSEVWLESKPSSLFQKHHLHTGTVAARKISTQEDVQGCGSMGCQPDKSQGVAADGISLRCDVCGRGFIFTTLLHEVNIQRKLNRCQECRETLSDCPQGKHQSNCHGEKPYECEECGKVFRLCSQLNQHQRIHTGEKPFKCIECGKAFRLSSKLIQHQRIHTGEKPYRCEECGKAFGQSSSLIHHQRVHTGERPYGCRECGKAFSQQSQLVRHQRTHTGERPYLCQECGKAFSQSSTLAQHQRMHAGEKPSVPRTLDGAGLVAHQRTHAAEKPFKCDECGKAFRWVSRLSQHQLTHTGEKPYKCNKCAKAFGCSSRLIRHQRTHTGEKPFKCDECGKGFVQGSHLIQHQRIHTGEKPYECSDCGKAFSQSSSLIYHQRIHKGEKPYECLECGKAFSMSTQLTIHQRVHTGERPYKCGECGKAFSQNSTLFQHQIIHAGVKPYGCSECGKAFSRSSYLIEHQRIHTRAQWYHEYGGTLEGPTHVSRKKVNTVKKLHKCNECEKIFRWRSHLIIHQRIHTGEKPYKCTKCGKAFNRSSRLTQHQKTHTE; encoded by the exons ATG GAGGCTGTGACATTTGGTGACGTGGCTGTGCACTTCTCAAGGGAGGAGTGGCAGTGTCTGGATCCTGGCCAGAGGGCCCTCTACAAGGAGGTGATGCTGGAGAACCACAGCAGTGTGGCTGGATTAG GATTTCTGCTCTTCAAGCCTGAGCTGATCTCCCGGCTGGAGCAGGGGGAGGAGCCATGGGTCCTTGACCTGCAGGGAACTGAGGGGAGAGAGCTGCCAAGGACCCCTCAGACAG ATTCTGCAATTAGCACTGATGGTGGGCAGGCCCATGAGGATGTATACATACTGAAATCAGAGTCCCTGGCAGCAATGGTCAAAACCCCACCACGTGATTCTCCTCAGAGTCCCTGCTTCGGAGATACTTCTGTTTCTGAGGTCTGGCTGGAGAGTAAACCGAGCtctctcttccagaaacaccacTTGCACACAGGAACTGTGGCTGCCAGGAAGATCTCCACCCAGGAGGATGTGCAGGGCTGTGGCAGCATGGGTTGTCAGCCTGATAAAAGTCAGGGGGTTGCTGCAGATGGGATATCCCTAAGATGCGATGTGTGTGGCAGGGGTTTCATATTCACAACTCTGCTTCACGAAGTTAACATACAGAGGAAACTGAACAGATGTCAAGAGTGCCGAGAAACGTTATCTGATTGTCCACAGGGGAAACATCAAAGTAACTGCCATGGGGAGAAGCCATATGAGTGTGAGGAATGTGGGAAAGTCTTCAGGCTGTGTTCACAGCTTAATCAGCATCAGAGAatccacacaggagagaaaccattCAAATGCATTGAGTGTGGAAAGGCCTTTCGCTTGAGCTCAAAACTTATTCAGCATcaaagaattcatactggagagaagccctacaGGTGTGaggagtgtgggaaagcctttggTCAGAGCTCCAGCCTCATCCACCATCAGAGGGTGCACACGGGAGAGAGGCCCTATGGATGTCGtgagtgtgggaaggccttcagccAGCAGTCTCAGCTGGTCAGACACCAGCGGACTCACACTGGAGAGAGGCCCTACCTGTGCCaggagtgtgggaaggccttcagccAGAGCTCAACCCTGGCCCAGCACCAGCGGATGCATGCTGGGGAGAAGCCTTCAGTTCCAAGAACACTGGATGGTGCCGGCCTCGTTGCTCACCAGAGAACCCATGCTGCAGAGAAACCGTTCAAGTGTGATGAGTGTGGGAAGGCTTTTAGGTGGGTCTCTCGCCTTAGCCAGCATCAGCTAACTCACACCGGAGAGAAACCATATAAATGCAACAAGTGTGCAAAAGCCTTTGGTTGTAGCTCACGGCTTATTCGCCACCAAAGAactcacactggagaaaaaccaTTCAAATGTGATGAGTGTGGGAAGGGCTTTGTTCAGGGCTCACACCTGATTCAGCACCAGAGaattcacacaggagagaagccctatgagtgTAGTGACTGTGGAAAAGCCTTCAGCCAGAGCTCAAGCCTCATTTACCATCAGAGGATCCACAAAGGGGAGAAGCCCTACGAGTGCCTGGAGTGCGGAAAAGCCTTCAGTATGAGCACACAGCTCACAATCCATCAGAGGGTTCACACCGGGGAGAGGCCCTATAAATGTGGTGAGTGCGGGAAAGCCTTCAGTCAGAACTCAACCCTTTTCCAACACCAGATAATTCATGCTGGAGTGAAGCCCTATGGATGCagtgagtgtgggaaagccttcagtcGGAGCTCATACCTCATCGAGCACCAGAGGATTCACACACGAGCCCAGTGGTACCATGAATACGGGGGCACCCTGGAGGGTCCTACCCATGTGAGCCGTAAAAAAGTTAACACTGTAAAGAAACTACACAAATGTAatgaatgtgagaaaatattcaGATGGCGCTCGCATCTAATTATACATCAGAggattcacactggagagaaaccttataaatgTACCAaatgtggcaaagcctttaaTCGGAGCTCTAGGCTCACTCAGCATCAGAAGACTCACACAGAATAG
- the ZNF7 gene encoding zinc finger protein 7 isoform X3, protein MEAVTFGDVAVHFSREEWQCLDPGQRALYKEVMLENHSSVAGLDSAISTDGGQAHEDVYILKSESLAAMVKTPPRDSPQSPCFGDTSVSEVWLESKPSSLFQKHHLHTGTVAARKISTQEDVQGCGSMGCQPDKSQGVAADGISLRCDVCGRGFIFTTLLHEVNIQRKLNRCQECRETLSDCPQGKHQSNCHGEKPYECEECGKVFRLCSQLNQHQRIHTGEKPFKCIECGKAFRLSSKLIQHQRIHTGEKPYRCEECGKAFGQSSSLIHHQRVHTGERPYGCRECGKAFSQQSQLVRHQRTHTGERPYLCQECGKAFSQSSTLAQHQRMHAGEKPSVPRTLDGAGLVAHQRTHAAEKPFKCDECGKAFRWVSRLSQHQLTHTGEKPYKCNKCAKAFGCSSRLIRHQRTHTGEKPFKCDECGKGFVQGSHLIQHQRIHTGEKPYECSDCGKAFSQSSSLIYHQRIHKGEKPYECLECGKAFSMSTQLTIHQRVHTGERPYKCGECGKAFSQNSTLFQHQIIHAGVKPYGCSECGKAFSRSSYLIEHQRIHTRAQWYHEYGGTLEGPTHVSRKKVNTVKKLHKCNECEKIFRWRSHLIIHQRIHTGEKPYKCTKCGKAFNRSSRLTQHQKTHTE, encoded by the exons ATG GAGGCTGTGACATTTGGTGACGTGGCTGTGCACTTCTCAAGGGAGGAGTGGCAGTGTCTGGATCCTGGCCAGAGGGCCCTCTACAAGGAGGTGATGCTGGAGAACCACAGCAGTGTGGCTGGATTAG ATTCTGCAATTAGCACTGATGGTGGGCAGGCCCATGAGGATGTATACATACTGAAATCAGAGTCCCTGGCAGCAATGGTCAAAACCCCACCACGTGATTCTCCTCAGAGTCCCTGCTTCGGAGATACTTCTGTTTCTGAGGTCTGGCTGGAGAGTAAACCGAGCtctctcttccagaaacaccacTTGCACACAGGAACTGTGGCTGCCAGGAAGATCTCCACCCAGGAGGATGTGCAGGGCTGTGGCAGCATGGGTTGTCAGCCTGATAAAAGTCAGGGGGTTGCTGCAGATGGGATATCCCTAAGATGCGATGTGTGTGGCAGGGGTTTCATATTCACAACTCTGCTTCACGAAGTTAACATACAGAGGAAACTGAACAGATGTCAAGAGTGCCGAGAAACGTTATCTGATTGTCCACAGGGGAAACATCAAAGTAACTGCCATGGGGAGAAGCCATATGAGTGTGAGGAATGTGGGAAAGTCTTCAGGCTGTGTTCACAGCTTAATCAGCATCAGAGAatccacacaggagagaaaccattCAAATGCATTGAGTGTGGAAAGGCCTTTCGCTTGAGCTCAAAACTTATTCAGCATcaaagaattcatactggagagaagccctacaGGTGTGaggagtgtgggaaagcctttggTCAGAGCTCCAGCCTCATCCACCATCAGAGGGTGCACACGGGAGAGAGGCCCTATGGATGTCGtgagtgtgggaaggccttcagccAGCAGTCTCAGCTGGTCAGACACCAGCGGACTCACACTGGAGAGAGGCCCTACCTGTGCCaggagtgtgggaaggccttcagccAGAGCTCAACCCTGGCCCAGCACCAGCGGATGCATGCTGGGGAGAAGCCTTCAGTTCCAAGAACACTGGATGGTGCCGGCCTCGTTGCTCACCAGAGAACCCATGCTGCAGAGAAACCGTTCAAGTGTGATGAGTGTGGGAAGGCTTTTAGGTGGGTCTCTCGCCTTAGCCAGCATCAGCTAACTCACACCGGAGAGAAACCATATAAATGCAACAAGTGTGCAAAAGCCTTTGGTTGTAGCTCACGGCTTATTCGCCACCAAAGAactcacactggagaaaaaccaTTCAAATGTGATGAGTGTGGGAAGGGCTTTGTTCAGGGCTCACACCTGATTCAGCACCAGAGaattcacacaggagagaagccctatgagtgTAGTGACTGTGGAAAAGCCTTCAGCCAGAGCTCAAGCCTCATTTACCATCAGAGGATCCACAAAGGGGAGAAGCCCTACGAGTGCCTGGAGTGCGGAAAAGCCTTCAGTATGAGCACACAGCTCACAATCCATCAGAGGGTTCACACCGGGGAGAGGCCCTATAAATGTGGTGAGTGCGGGAAAGCCTTCAGTCAGAACTCAACCCTTTTCCAACACCAGATAATTCATGCTGGAGTGAAGCCCTATGGATGCagtgagtgtgggaaagccttcagtcGGAGCTCATACCTCATCGAGCACCAGAGGATTCACACACGAGCCCAGTGGTACCATGAATACGGGGGCACCCTGGAGGGTCCTACCCATGTGAGCCGTAAAAAAGTTAACACTGTAAAGAAACTACACAAATGTAatgaatgtgagaaaatattcaGATGGCGCTCGCATCTAATTATACATCAGAggattcacactggagagaaaccttataaatgTACCAaatgtggcaaagcctttaaTCGGAGCTCTAGGCTCACTCAGCATCAGAAGACTCACACAGAATAG
- the ZNF7 gene encoding zinc finger protein 7 isoform X1 — MEAVTFGDVAVHFSREEWQCLDPGQRALYKEVMLENHSSVAGLAGFLLFKPELISRLEQGEEPWVLDLQGTEGRELPRTPQTDSAISTDGGQAHEDVYILKSESLAAMVKTPPRDSPQSPCFGDTSVSEVWLESKPSSLFQKHHLHTGTVAARKISTQEDVQGCGSMGCQPDKSQGVAADGISLRCDVCGRGFIFTTLLHEVNIQRKLNRCQECRETLSDCPQGKHQSNCHGEKPYECEECGKVFRLCSQLNQHQRIHTGEKPFKCIECGKAFRLSSKLIQHQRIHTGEKPYRCEECGKAFGQSSSLIHHQRVHTGERPYGCRECGKAFSQQSQLVRHQRTHTGERPYLCQECGKAFSQSSTLAQHQRMHAGEKPSVPRTLDGAGLVAHQRTHAAEKPFKCDECGKAFRWVSRLSQHQLTHTGEKPYKCNKCAKAFGCSSRLIRHQRTHTGEKPFKCDECGKGFVQGSHLIQHQRIHTGEKPYECSDCGKAFSQSSSLIYHQRIHKGEKPYECLECGKAFSMSTQLTIHQRVHTGERPYKCGECGKAFSQNSTLFQHQIIHAGVKPYGCSECGKAFSRSSYLIEHQRIHTRAQWYHEYGGTLEGPTHVSRKKVNTVKKLHKCNECEKIFRWRSHLIIHQRIHTGEKPYKCTKCGKAFNRSSRLTQHQKTHTE; from the exons ATG GAGGCTGTGACATTTGGTGACGTGGCTGTGCACTTCTCAAGGGAGGAGTGGCAGTGTCTGGATCCTGGCCAGAGGGCCCTCTACAAGGAGGTGATGCTGGAGAACCACAGCAGTGTGGCTGGATTAG CAGGATTTCTGCTCTTCAAGCCTGAGCTGATCTCCCGGCTGGAGCAGGGGGAGGAGCCATGGGTCCTTGACCTGCAGGGAACTGAGGGGAGAGAGCTGCCAAGGACCCCTCAGACAG ATTCTGCAATTAGCACTGATGGTGGGCAGGCCCATGAGGATGTATACATACTGAAATCAGAGTCCCTGGCAGCAATGGTCAAAACCCCACCACGTGATTCTCCTCAGAGTCCCTGCTTCGGAGATACTTCTGTTTCTGAGGTCTGGCTGGAGAGTAAACCGAGCtctctcttccagaaacaccacTTGCACACAGGAACTGTGGCTGCCAGGAAGATCTCCACCCAGGAGGATGTGCAGGGCTGTGGCAGCATGGGTTGTCAGCCTGATAAAAGTCAGGGGGTTGCTGCAGATGGGATATCCCTAAGATGCGATGTGTGTGGCAGGGGTTTCATATTCACAACTCTGCTTCACGAAGTTAACATACAGAGGAAACTGAACAGATGTCAAGAGTGCCGAGAAACGTTATCTGATTGTCCACAGGGGAAACATCAAAGTAACTGCCATGGGGAGAAGCCATATGAGTGTGAGGAATGTGGGAAAGTCTTCAGGCTGTGTTCACAGCTTAATCAGCATCAGAGAatccacacaggagagaaaccattCAAATGCATTGAGTGTGGAAAGGCCTTTCGCTTGAGCTCAAAACTTATTCAGCATcaaagaattcatactggagagaagccctacaGGTGTGaggagtgtgggaaagcctttggTCAGAGCTCCAGCCTCATCCACCATCAGAGGGTGCACACGGGAGAGAGGCCCTATGGATGTCGtgagtgtgggaaggccttcagccAGCAGTCTCAGCTGGTCAGACACCAGCGGACTCACACTGGAGAGAGGCCCTACCTGTGCCaggagtgtgggaaggccttcagccAGAGCTCAACCCTGGCCCAGCACCAGCGGATGCATGCTGGGGAGAAGCCTTCAGTTCCAAGAACACTGGATGGTGCCGGCCTCGTTGCTCACCAGAGAACCCATGCTGCAGAGAAACCGTTCAAGTGTGATGAGTGTGGGAAGGCTTTTAGGTGGGTCTCTCGCCTTAGCCAGCATCAGCTAACTCACACCGGAGAGAAACCATATAAATGCAACAAGTGTGCAAAAGCCTTTGGTTGTAGCTCACGGCTTATTCGCCACCAAAGAactcacactggagaaaaaccaTTCAAATGTGATGAGTGTGGGAAGGGCTTTGTTCAGGGCTCACACCTGATTCAGCACCAGAGaattcacacaggagagaagccctatgagtgTAGTGACTGTGGAAAAGCCTTCAGCCAGAGCTCAAGCCTCATTTACCATCAGAGGATCCACAAAGGGGAGAAGCCCTACGAGTGCCTGGAGTGCGGAAAAGCCTTCAGTATGAGCACACAGCTCACAATCCATCAGAGGGTTCACACCGGGGAGAGGCCCTATAAATGTGGTGAGTGCGGGAAAGCCTTCAGTCAGAACTCAACCCTTTTCCAACACCAGATAATTCATGCTGGAGTGAAGCCCTATGGATGCagtgagtgtgggaaagccttcagtcGGAGCTCATACCTCATCGAGCACCAGAGGATTCACACACGAGCCCAGTGGTACCATGAATACGGGGGCACCCTGGAGGGTCCTACCCATGTGAGCCGTAAAAAAGTTAACACTGTAAAGAAACTACACAAATGTAatgaatgtgagaaaatattcaGATGGCGCTCGCATCTAATTATACATCAGAggattcacactggagagaaaccttataaatgTACCAaatgtggcaaagcctttaaTCGGAGCTCTAGGCTCACTCAGCATCAGAAGACTCACACAGAATAG